Proteins co-encoded in one Ignavibacteria bacterium genomic window:
- a CDS encoding phosphoribosylglycinamide formyltransferase, translated as MAKLKLAIFVSGRGSNLQAIVNSDLLTDLVETSYVISDKPDCKAFEFAHSKGIKTLTVGKHGLSFDEIAGILVDQGIGLVVLAGFLKLVPAGFVAKFENRIINIHPALLPSFGGKGMYGHFVHESVFDSGAKISGPTVHFVNNEYDKGYIIAQSAVDISMVKSPDEIAEKVLVEEHKLLPATVALFAEQRIKIVDGRVRIV; from the coding sequence ATGGCAAAACTGAAACTGGCAATTTTTGTTTCAGGCAGGGGATCAAACCTTCAGGCCATCGTTAACAGCGACTTGTTAACTGATTTAGTTGAAACGAGTTATGTCATTAGTGACAAACCTGATTGTAAGGCGTTTGAGTTTGCTCATTCCAAAGGGATCAAGACCCTGACAGTTGGAAAACACGGTTTAAGTTTTGATGAAATTGCTGGAATACTGGTTGATCAGGGAATCGGGCTTGTTGTGCTTGCAGGTTTTCTTAAACTGGTTCCTGCCGGGTTTGTGGCAAAGTTTGAAAACCGTATTATAAACATTCACCCCGCACTACTTCCGTCTTTTGGCGGGAAGGGAATGTACGGGCATTTTGTCCATGAGTCAGTATTTGATTCAGGTGCCAAAATATCAGGTCCGACAGTACATTTTGTGAACAATGAATATGACAAAGGATATATAATTGCTCAGTCTGCAGTTGATATATCCATGGTGAAATCTCCTGATGAGATAGCCGAAAAAGTGCTGGTAGAGGAGCATAAACTGCTGCCCGCCACAGTTGCACTTTTTGCAGAACAAAGGATAAAGATTGTGGACGGCAGAGTCAGAATCGTCTGA
- a CDS encoding GDSL family lipase, which translates to MSRKLEIDSHYIHRTTLFSMYGSDGECVVFLGDSITEMCEWQEFFPEIRIINRGISGDSTAGVLNRLDQIIGLNPEKIFLTIGVNDLQRHYPMDEVISNIREIILKLSGSTGAIIFLQSILPVREMMLQTGIKNSTIDEVNASLAVMARELNIQFLDNNALLKDISGNLSLDFTSDGLHLNGDAYSRWAMNIKEKVIG; encoded by the coding sequence ATGAGCAGAAAACTTGAGATCGATTCACACTATATTCATCGCACAACTTTGTTTTCAATGTACGGAAGCGATGGAGAGTGTGTCGTTTTTTTAGGTGACAGTATAACAGAAATGTGTGAGTGGCAGGAATTTTTCCCCGAAATCAGAATCATAAACAGGGGAATCTCCGGCGACAGTACTGCCGGAGTATTGAACCGGTTGGATCAGATTATCGGATTAAATCCTGAAAAAATATTTTTAACCATTGGTGTAAACGATTTACAGAGACACTACCCAATGGATGAAGTGATTTCCAATATCAGAGAAATTATTTTAAAACTTTCCGGTTCCACAGGTGCAATAATTTTTCTTCAATCGATACTTCCTGTCAGGGAAATGATGCTTCAAACAGGAATAAAAAACAGCACAATTGATGAAGTAAATGCCTCACTTGCTGTAATGGCGAGAGAATTAAATATTCAGTTTTTAGACAATAACGCTCTTTTAAAGGACATTTCAGGCAACTTGTCGCTCGATTTTACATCAGACGGACTTCATTTGAACGGTGATGCCTACTCCCGCTGGGCAATGAATATCAAGGAAAAAGTAATTGGGTAA
- a CDS encoding CTP synthase, protein MVKYIFITGGVVSSIGKGITAASLGLLLKQRGYRVTIQKFDPYINVDPGTMNPFQHGEVYVTEDGAETDLDLGHYERFLGLNMNRANNTTTGQIYYDVINRERQGEYLGATVQVIPHITDEIKRRMCKLGESGDYDIIITEIGGTIGDIESLPFIEAVRQLLHEFGKKNALTIHVTYVPYIRSAAEVKTKPTQHSVKALLELGIQPDLLVCRSEKNLSLEIRAKIASFCNVESSSVFSTQDCDTIYEVPLILHQEKMDLVVLKKFRLQDTKIELGQWKKFVNKIKNPDRTIEIAISGKYIDYHDAYKSIMESFVHAGAENDVKVKIRWINAEDCETGDLDELFSGITGILVPGGFGIRGIEGKIKTINYARKNNIPFFGICLGMQCAVIEFARSECKLPKANSSEIKKGNYSVIDLMPGQKGIKNLGGSMRLGSYNCVIKEGTKAAEAYGVSDIWERHRHRYEVNNDFRGVLENARLIISGTSPDGLLVEMIELKDHPWFVACQFHPELKSRATKAHPLFREFVKASKIYSLTN, encoded by the coding sequence TTGGTTAAGTACATTTTTATTACCGGCGGGGTAGTATCCTCGATTGGTAAAGGAATAACAGCCGCATCATTGGGATTGTTACTGAAACAGCGTGGCTACCGGGTGACAATCCAGAAATTTGATCCGTATATCAATGTGGATCCGGGAACGATGAATCCATTTCAGCACGGTGAAGTGTATGTAACCGAAGACGGTGCTGAAACAGACCTCGATCTGGGACATTATGAGCGATTTCTCGGTTTGAATATGAACCGCGCGAATAATACTACCACCGGTCAGATTTACTATGATGTTATAAACAGAGAGAGACAGGGTGAGTACCTTGGAGCTACTGTTCAGGTTATACCCCACATCACAGATGAAATTAAAAGACGGATGTGTAAACTTGGTGAATCAGGTGATTATGACATAATAATTACCGAGATTGGCGGAACTATCGGCGATATAGAGAGCCTGCCGTTTATTGAGGCGGTAAGACAACTGCTTCATGAGTTTGGAAAAAAGAATGCACTTACTATCCATGTTACTTATGTGCCATATATTCGCTCTGCTGCCGAGGTTAAAACCAAGCCCACGCAGCATTCTGTAAAAGCCCTCCTGGAACTCGGGATTCAACCAGACCTGCTTGTTTGCCGTTCTGAGAAGAATCTTTCACTCGAGATAAGAGCCAAGATTGCTTCATTTTGTAATGTTGAGAGTTCTTCGGTTTTCTCGACTCAGGATTGCGACACAATCTACGAGGTACCGCTCATACTGCACCAGGAGAAGATGGATCTTGTGGTGTTGAAAAAATTCAGGTTACAGGATACGAAAATTGAACTTGGGCAGTGGAAGAAATTTGTCAATAAGATTAAAAATCCTGACCGTACCATAGAAATCGCAATTAGTGGTAAATATATCGACTATCATGATGCCTACAAAAGCATAATGGAATCTTTTGTACATGCAGGTGCCGAAAACGATGTAAAAGTCAAAATCAGGTGGATAAATGCAGAAGACTGTGAGACCGGTGATTTAGATGAGCTCTTTTCGGGCATAACCGGCATTCTGGTACCGGGAGGATTTGGTATCCGGGGAATAGAGGGAAAAATAAAGACCATCAATTACGCTCGAAAAAACAACATTCCTTTCTTTGGAATTTGTCTCGGTATGCAGTGTGCGGTAATTGAATTTGCCAGATCAGAATGCAAACTGCCAAAAGCGAACAGCTCTGAAATCAAAAAAGGCAACTATTCGGTTATTGACCTTATGCCGGGTCAAAAAGGTATTAAAAACCTCGGTGGTTCAATGAGACTCGGTTCCTACAACTGTGTAATTAAAGAAGGAACCAAAGCAGCCGAGGCATACGGTGTCAGCGATATCTGGGAAAGACACCGTCACAGATATGAGGTAAACAACGATTTTCGGGGTGTTTTAGAGAATGCCAGATTGATAATAAGTGGCACTTCTCCAGACGGTTTGCTTGTTGAAATGATTGAATTGAAAGATCATCCCTGGTTTGTGGCATGCCAGTTCCATCCTGAATTGAAGAGCCGGGCAACAAAGGCGCATCCTTTATTCCGGGAGTTTGTGAAGGCAAGTAAGATTTATTCTCTTACAAACTGA